TGTGTGGGTCAAAAAATGATTGGCCTAATCCACTTGTAAATTGATTACGGGCTTATTATTTTCTGTGTAGGTCAAAAAATGATTGGCCTaatccattattttttaaaatttaaaaatgggaaaattgtatataatatagcaaactaataacctaaaataaatggagtagctagggtttgatttaattgtgctccatagcaaacgtttgcaaaaaattgtcaggcgcctctctcccaaatatctcgctcgccactctcctccaatctctcgctcgcttcctcacttttatacaaacacaagtgtataaaaattgtttctaattgtataaagcagagaaaattgtataaatacatatatttttgttcccctcttccagatctcgctcgccactctcctaaatctgttttatacaaaaaaaagcgaaatgtataaattgcgtttctgtttgtataaagcgtgagaaaattgtatatacacatgcaacatatatttttgtcctatacacttataagtatacaataaaaatattcccCTGCCCaatttcttttgcctttctctctttctcgttttatacaattttcaaattgtatctaatttctctctttctcgttttatacaattcgattcaattgtatattccttgtcaagtctcttttgtctttctctctttctcattttatacaaattcaaattgtatataatcgttctatacacttataataatacaattcgttttatacactttgtttttatacagttctctgccaagtgtctttcttcttcttgttttatacacttcgttttatacaatttgcttcaactgtatatgtataacgaattatacagtttctatgtttgctatggagaacaattatgcaaactttgctatagcatacaaatatgatttttttttttgctatatgtgaaagttgccctttaaaaatattatcataaatatcgacaagaCAATATTACATGGTGTTAgtgttactacttgttaatcaatatacacaaataaattatctttataatatttattaagtttaatttcaagtaaaaacatcaatagctaaattaaaatattaacataattgttttTCAGTGatcataataaaacataaaaactatGACATTATTTCATGTGGTATGACCTATGTAGTGATTTTCTAGAAATTTTaaagaacttttattttatgtagtgcatattttataaatataatttgtatttaaattgtaattatttcaaactttaaatagattttgagtttggactcttgttatttttaatgctctattttatttttattttttaattaatttttatttacctcACGAATTGGCtccaaaatcataatttaatcctATTAAATCATGGGTTAGAACATATCAACTCAAAGGACCTAGCTCATATTAACTACTCTAAATTTAGGTTGAACCAATTTGTGCACATGCCTAATTTTGTTTTTGCATATTATTACCATTAATATTGTCAATTaagttttccttttaaaaagaaaagtccCCACCAAATACTGCCTTTTAtgctttttattaattattatattaaggtTGTATTAATTATTGATTGTGATTtgttcccttctttttttatttttaaataaagcaGTTGTCTCCCAATATGTTTGTCCTATTAATGGGCCTATATTCACGTACACatagttatttttataaaaataatgttaaatgaGATTGTCATTATTATTCAGAAACaataataatgttttaaaaaataatttttcctttcgTATTGAATACACCCTAAATACAATAGGGCGTTTAGCAGAAAGTATACCTTATTCTTACCTTATGAAGGTGACGAAAGAGAACTAATAAActttttttgaaagatttccTCCGTCTTAGATAACACctataacaatatccaacaaaaacGCAATGTCTATTTTTGAAGACGGTGTTGTCAATGATTTTTCgtcatatttaaaattcaaatttaaaacttctgtctaagaataaagagagatttatttattttttaaaaaagtgaaaaatgaacaaattagaAAAACTTGACCTAATGATATATTCCTTGTGATTTGCACGAAGAAGATCACGAGAATCAAAAGTGacaacaattttaaataataaaaataaaataaaaagggtgGTGACATCCATAATTCTATGAGACAATTCTCATTATTTTACATTGGGAAagagcaaacataaaattttattgaaatttaattacATACATACACAAACTTAATGTCGATCATTTTAtgacaaaaacaattttttttaataagagtttttaagtttgataatttttatataaatatatttttaaaagaaattattggACACAAATAATTCgaaataacaaatttatattaaaacgAAACCAGTCTTATAATATCTCTAACAACAAGAagctaaatattttatttcttactgTTCCCCATCTCAACATCAATAACTAGACATTAATAAGTGGAATTGCATTTTAAGatctttaattataataatcacTTTGAACAAGAATACATCATTTTGTTTCTCAACCAATACCACTAATGAGtttccaaatatatatatgattagttaaagtcaaaaaaataattgggctaaaacatattaatattatattatacatataaattataatggaTTACAAAGTAATTTGTAATGGATTTTAAACTAATAcacattattataattatactaTCATGTATTTTTAACCTATATATTATGACATGTTAATTTTAATATTCttctaaattattaatttcactTCATACGAACAAttagttataattattatttaagtgATTCAATAGCgtaaaaattcttttataatgttaatatataaattaaaagttaatCTTATCTTGTCAATTTCTTAGTTGCAGTATAACCATAATGCATCAAAAGACTTCGTTTCACCAATAGAAATATGGATAGAATCGTCCTCTCTTTAATTTGAGATTtcgaattttcaaattttaaattaaaaaaaattgctcaagaaaatattttcttcttagtaTTATACAATATGAATTCGaacaatttcaatataaatatcaaacaatatatatatgaaaaatagaaaagtaaaaattctttttaactttttacttcatattcaatatttaaattgaaattcGATTAGATTTAAATTTTCACGACTTTATCATTACCCCTTGAACCTTTTTCTCTTAAAATCTATTGTAAATTGTTTTTCCCTTTGACTCTTGAGATTAATAAAACATAACCTCGTGGCTATGCCCTTAGATTTCTCTAGAAAATATGATGCATCCACTTGCTTTAAACTATAGTGGataacttaataaataaataaataaaaatacacatGTTGAGTATTTCAAGATTGAAggaaaataatactaataaaaagaTAACttatgaacaaataattaatattgaagAAGATGTTTGCGTTTACTaaccattatatatatatatatatatatatatatattatagtagaaaataattctaatttgttcattattaatctttattattttatagtcAATGTttctatataatttataaaattttcagcAATATATTCTTCATTTCCTTTATTTACGCCATAAAATAGTGACAAGGAATAATGCACATCcttcgggggggggggggttttcTTGATCGagtttaacttatatatattgattcgTGTTAAAGAATAATTACCCAATCAACTTAACAATGGCTTTTCATAGTTCAGCTCATAATTTTTCAACCAAATCCtctatttattctttttctacTTCTCGATCCTCATACATAAACTCGAAAATCTTGAGTTCTTTTTCATCAATCTTCAatcataaaaacaatttaattaccccatcatctttttaaaaaaataaccctTCAAAATCTTGTTTAAGCCCTAAAATCTCGAGTTGTTTTTCTTCAATCTTCAATCACACTTACAATCAACTACCCCCTCCCCCTCCTCTTGAATGATAGTAGGACATAGATATCGTGTGATAAATTTAACTCAAATCATAAAGAATTTTTCGATATCTTACCTAAAAAGTTTTATAATATAAGGTCCGATGAATTTTATAGAGCGACATTATTAAAGGATAATAGAGGAATtacaaaaattgtataaatattagTCTCTAATTTCCCTTAGTATTATggttttcattatatttttgggACTTTATTGGTGAATCATCATTAATACCAACAGCCATTTATTTTGGTGTTTGGGTTAGAGGGATGTTTAAGACATATAAATTTAACAATAAAGTTGAGCAATTAAAGTTACaacatgaaattaaaaatgatattcCAATTCAATATATTGTTTTTGAATTCATCAAAGGAAGTGAGAAATTCAGATTTTAGGTATATGgggaataaattatttaatgttgTATCTTCAAGTTAACAAAGTTTTGCTAAATGTCTTTTCATAAACTCCATCCCCAAAATTAGCAAGTAAAAATAGttatctcaaattatttattattttaaaaatatcaaataaaatcaattattttctctcgttttattTAAGAGTAAAAATTTTATGATGAAAGACTATATCTTAATACATATTAAATGAAGGTAATATagtaaaagttattttcttattactactattttatTAAGAAACGTGTAAAAGAGAAACACAACATAAAATTTGAGACGGAGTGAGTATTGAACATagatttgaatttgaagtaCCTATAAATATTACTATATGTATCCAATAAAAACCAcctaattattatttgtttgaacTCAAAGTATTTCTGTCAATAAAACAAGTGGAATTGCTAATTATGTAGAAAATGATGTAATTTAGGTCTTAATCTCAACAATATAATACCACTAAAGACATGTGCTAATTATTAGATCCACAATTAATATGATGGTCAAAATTATGTGTCATTGCTTAGTTGCCTAATTATAGTGCATCAAAACCTCTCAATATCTTTGTCCTCttattttgattattgttagGTCATTAAGATTTAAGGGTATGTTTAgtacgaaggaaaatatttttttttggagaaagtgttttcttagaaaataaaatattaataatatatagtaaACTATTGTTCtaccaaaattaaatttaagacCTAAAACTAACTTGACTTGCACCACCATCGGAAGATTTGGTGCGATGCGGATGAAGTTGATCCTTTTAATCAAAGATTTTTTAATCGAGTTTGAGTATGAAAACAAAACTTTTAGTAGGGAGCGCTATTTTTGAATGGAGTctttaattaatacttattcAAATTAGTCAGACtgcaatataaatatcaaaaattaaaagaaatttgacTTGATTAATTTCATTGTACATCAAGTAAACTTATTAAGAACGTAAATTGCccttaaagaaaaaaatcatttaaattcgAAATTTCTGACTAACGACAGAGAAAAAGTTGGATTAAAAAACAAAGTTTAGTGTATTAATTGGATTATTGTTGGGTCAATCAATCAACAATATTGGTGGGTCCATAAAATAGTTCGTGTACACAAGTCTTTATGTTAATCTAATAATCCATTCGTGTTCAACCTAAATCACAATTATTTGaaggaaaacaaataataaagtagatattttatttgaaattttaactttagtcaattttaatatacatatagtATTATAGTAATTAGTTATAACTATATctataaaacaatatattaaaaaataattaatcagtTATAATAGATTAAACTAAGTATATTcataagaaaaaagataaattttacggtatataataatactataattataaaaattaaagtgtACGTGAATTTTATCTCTTGCACGCATATATAATCATGGAAAGTGtaagttttaacttattttatgttgttaatattaatatacttaatcataactctttaaatattttatcaattacaGCCATAAAGAaggaataaaatatatataattaatgattgcttgtttaattttttacaaataaaaatacacaGAAAATAATTGGTACAGCATTTATGAATTTCCCACGAACTCAAATGATTGTGTCACCAccttattttattctaaaaagTAATCAATTACAGTGTAAAGTACTCTTCATTAACTAATATAATAGCTTAATTTAgaattaattatcttttaaaaatatgtgtAGTATATTTTATGTCCATCATAacgataaataaaaaaatagaactaACAGATTTCTAAGTTGAtatatttcttaatatatatataagttataagtaaataaaagtaaGAGCTTTATAATTAAACTTACTTCGTATCTTTAGTAATGAGCTGATAATTATGTGGGTCAAGAGATAAATACGTAAGATTTATAGGATAAATCGAACTATATATTCATGAACTTGGTTCATGACAAATATGATATCAAAGTTAGATGCTCCTTTAGTATAATGATGAGATAAATTTCAATAAGTAAGTTAAGCGAgtcgaaaaaaaaaaactgatggAATAATAAATTGGTAGATTGTTaatgatttgaagaaaaaaaagtatgacAAATGTACAGTTATAAAACATGACATAAGATGTCATGTATAATACATTcgttttttaattaaaaaataacgtAACTcgagaaataaatttataaaatttattaaataaagtgAATAATACGTGTCAtcgaattattttatttttccttatttgttagTGGTGGGGTTTTCTTCTGTCCACAAAAGCAACAGCTATAGTATATGGCTCCAATTATAATTTGGAGTTGGCCACTCATTTATTTTAgagattaatatatttatggttattctaaatatttaaataattttctatatttatccTAATTTATAATCTTAGAATTATCTATTTGatcgtttaaaaataagttgttCAATCAGTTcgattatttttatgaatatttcgatacttaattttactttactaaagataataattgACTAATTATATTCTAAGCATACACTTTATTAAAcatcaaattgatgtcttatATACAATTCATAGGTTTATATTACTTACgatttaaatataacttttgattattcaatatcaaaattctcaaagtaaaaatcaataaattggACTTAACACTTACcttaatattttaagaattatttaatttataacaaTTATTGACAATACGATACATaaagtcaaaataaaaaaaatcaattgaaaattatttatagaaaGAGTATATTGTATACACTCAATTTGTGTACTATCAAAGTTaatctaaatttatatataaataaatgattagataaaatttctcaattagtattattgattttagaaattttataaaCTAATATTTGGCTTCTAAAAATTAACCTTCTCACCCACCTAACACAATTCCATTTAagatattgttttaattaactatttaattatttttcttaaaataatatacaatatatttGATAGTGCCATCTaccaaatattttaaacaaaaattttgaccttatttttaaaaatataagtttttgtatattttagttTCCCAAAATTTTAGTtgtaaaattacattaaatatagtatattgttattttatagaagtcttttctcttaaataaaaactccttgttttattaaattatcttgTAATATGgtgatttataattaataacacTATAAATATAATCTCCTCTTTTGTgtatttagtataatttttaaatttgtaagCAATAATAAAGTCGTGTATTATATTGTTATCCTTGTTAAGGTCAAGtctattaattttttactaCCAATCTATCATCTTcctatatattcatatataaaactCGAGTTTCAACCACTCAAATTAACTCCTTTTTTTTACGAGCAATTTCAAAATATCATCTTCTAATAcgtttatatataaaattcgaATTTCGACAACTCAAATTAATTCACATTTTTTACGAATGACTTCAAAGTATCATCTTCTAATACGTTCATATATAAAACTCGAATTTTGACCGCTTAAATTAACTCACATTTTTCACGAGTGACTTCAAAATATCATCTTCTAATAAGTTCATATATAAAACTCAAATTACGACCACTCAAATTAACTCTTATTTTTTACGAGTGACTTCAAAATATCATCTTCTAATACgttcatatatataaagctCGAATTTTAACCACTCAAATTAACTCAAAATTTTTACGAGTGACTTCAAAATATCATCTTCtaatactttcatatataaaacTTGATTTCGACCACTAAAATTAACTCACATTTTTTACGAATGATGTTAAAATATCATCTTCAAATATGTTTATATCCAAACTCAAATTTCGATCACTCAAATTAACTCACCTTTTTGATGAGTGACTTTAAAATCCTCAAaattaagataattttttatattaattaagtaataattttcactaatttttttagtttagtaGGGGACCAAGTAAGAAAGAGTCAAAAACTTTTAGAGTTATAATTGAAACATGACATATAGATAATCATGAGCCGTTGATTTTCAACTTTTCAATCACAATTTTGATCCAACGGTTGATATTTCTTTACAAGACTCAATTGGCATTACGGCATTTCAGCATTTGTTTGTTGAAGATTTGTTCGTCTTCTCTATATAGTCTTTCTCCATTTTCATCAGCTTCGATCCTATAATCTCTCACGTGAAAAAgggatttttattttctttggatAAACAAGAAGAAAACAACGAAAACAGAAGAGAAAAAGGTggattaattaaagaaaaaaagttttttttttttcgttttgaATGATTGTGATACTGTAGTTTTTTCACCTTTTTGTGGTGTTTTtgaattgggtttgggtgaaAATTGACTTTTAAGTCGTTTTCTGAATTGGGTTTGGATAAAAAATGGAtttttagactttttgattcaaTCGTCTTTTGGTTGGTTATGGTGATAAAGTTCAGTTTTCTGCGATTTTGCGATTTGGGTTTGGAAGTAGAGAGGCgaaaaatgaatttttagttGTTTTCTTTCAATCGTCTTTTGGCTGATTATGGTGATATAGTTCAGTTTTCTGCGATTTTGCGAATTGGGTTTGGATGTATTGaagcaaaaaatgaattttctgtAGTTTTTATCAATCGTCTTTTGGCTGATTATGGTGATATAGTTCAGTTTTCTGCAATTTCTCGAATTGGGTTTGGAAGTAGAGaagcaaaaaattaattttttagttgttttgtTTCAATCATCTTTTGGCTGATTATGGTGCTATAGTTCAGTTTTCTGGGATTTTGGAGAATTGAGGTTTGAAATTAGAAGAGGCAAAACAGGATTTCTGATCGTTTTTCTTTTGGATGATTATGGTGATATATAATTCAGTTTCCGGTGATTTGGTGAATTGGGTTTGAAGTTACAtaagcaaaaaaagaagaagattttttaGTCCTTTTTCTCATTTGGTTCATAGCTGATTATGGTGATATAGTTTAGTTTCCTGTGATTTTGTGAATTGGGTTTTGGAGTTGGAGAGGCGGAGATGAACTTTCTATTGTTTTTTGCTGATTATGATACTGTTATACATCACTTTTTGTGATAATTTGAATTAACTTTGGAAGTAGAGAagcaaaaaaatgaatttttagtagtttttatCAATAGTTTATAGCTGATTATAGTGTTATAGTTCAGTTTCCTGCGATTTCGTGAATTGAGTTTTGTAGTAAGAGATGGGAAAAAAGattttcaatcaattcttttgatgtgtttttttactttctccCCATTTGATTGTTGTCTTGTTGATAAGTTTTATTGGAATTCTATGTCtatgtgtttaatttttttattgactgATGAACTTTACGTGCCTCTGATGAAAGTTTTGGTATCTACTTTTGTTAGTttgaagccacttcacagcttttTGTTACAATATTTTATGGGACAGTAGTTGAATTGATACGGTATTTCTCTCTTATTTTCCCTTTGTGGATGATTAGTTTAGGTTGCCATTCATGTTATATCCTTtggtttcatttatgaatatagGGAAGTGGGTTTTAGCAAATGATTCTTGTTATTTATACTGGTTTAGCTACGGGATTTTCGTAGAATTTAGGGGATGTATTGATCTTTGAATTTGGTTTAAAGATATGTGAATATTAGATGGGTTTATCTGGTTAAAGAAAAAGTATGTAGGAAAAAAGAATTTGATTTTTGGTTGCGATAGTACTATTGCCAAGGGTCtttcggaaacaacctctctgtCTCCACGAGGTAAGGACTCCACTTATGGGTAATACACGAGgtctgttgttgttgttgtgatagTACTATTGACAAGTTTGGAAAGAGAATTTAAGGGGGACAATTTTTGAATGATATTTATGAGTTAGATAGAGTTATAGTCATCTACTTAGTGAACTGTTATGATTTATGCTTGAATCTCTTTGATGTTGATCACTTAATATGAATGAAATTCCTCTTAGCTAGTAATTGCTAATAGTACGAGATTACTTTAGTATTTTACTGAAATCCTGTTCTATCGTGAGAATTGTTGTCAGCTGCAAAAGAAATGTCTGCTTAGCCATATACAACTTCCTTGTTGTAAGGCTTAATCAAGGATTTCTAATTTAAGGTTATATGGTTTATGCAGATAAATGGTGCTTCGTGTAAGACATGGATGAATATCCTGTTAAAAGAGCTGGGAATGGGCTTGTCGCCGCCAGAAGAGGTTTAAGGGACACTGCtgaaaacaaagataaaaatgttCAGTATTGTTCTAGACTTGGATGTAGTGGCCGGGTCAATTATACTAAGAGTACCAGAGTTGGAGGCATGGAGAAACCGAGACCACTAAGGCCTACTTTCGGTTCATCAAACGGAAAGGAAGTAGTTGGGAGTTCATCTGTGACATCCTCTGGAATGACTACTGCAAGAAGGTCAGGCAAGGAATCTCACAAGAAGTACTCTTCTAACATTGAAGATAAGCGATCAGATACCAGTTCCTTACGTAAAGAGCCACAAGTTTTAAAACAGATGCAGTCATCAACAGATCGTCAATTCCAATTTGATTCAGCAAAGAGAGATACTGGATCCAGCAAAGTTGTATTTACAGAAGTTGGTTGCTCTAGTGGAACATCGAACAGTAGACCTCGCAAAATATTTGGTCATGGACCTGGTTCTTCGAACCAAAAGAGTCCAATGAATTCCTCTATTTCTTCGTCGTCTAAATCAGTTAGTGCTGGGACAAGGAGCAGTAGTAGTGGGGAGGGATACAGGTTGAGAAATCTGAAGAGCAATTCCACACCAGATGTCCTCCCATATAGTTCTTCATCATCAGAATCAAGTTTCAGTCGAAGGGAAACAGTAAAAAGGAGAAATACTGAAGGTGAAAGCAGTTCATCATctaaagggaaaaaaatgagTGGTGCATCGCCAAATGAAGGGCGTGCAGTTCATCCTGCTACTGGAATCTCCATATCTGATTCAAGGAGTAGTAGAAGCTCGGATTTCAGTGACGGTAATCGTGCTGTATCAGTTCGGACCCGCAGGTCAATGAATGTGAGTACTAGGTTAAGGGGTCCTGTTCAGGATTCATTGCATACTAAGTCTTCTGGCTTACACCAAAATTCACCTGAGCCTGGAACTCCAAATCTAGATATGCCTAGTTCATCCAGTCAACttttcatggattcttcatcaagtGATTATAGCACATATAGTTTACCTGCaaatgattatgatgatgatgatgatgacgacgaagatgaagatgaagatgatgattTACCTGGTGTAGTACCATTCACTTCAGCAGAAATCAGCATTAACGGTATGAACCGTGAAGCATTGCAGAGATATAACATGGATGGAGTCGCTCAGGTATTCTTGGAGGAATTCAGATTTAATCTACTTCCTACAAGCTTACTGATATTTAAGTATATTGATCTTGCTTTTACTTTGCAGGTATTGCTGGCACTTGAGAGAATCGAACAAGATGAAGAGTTATCTTATGAGGTATTCAATGttgattatttttcttctcctgTGAATTTTCTAATTCGGTTTGTGAATGAGCTCTTATTTTCTATCTACAGCGACTACTGGCGTTGGAGTCCAATTTGTTCCTCAGTGGCCTTAACTTCTATGACCAGCATAGAGACATGAGACTAGATATCGATGACATGTCCTATGAGgtctgttttgttttttttcacaACTTATAAGACATTTATTATTATGACTTCCTCAAACACTTTGATAATCTTATTAATGTTCTATAGTactcatttttgtttttagaaCTGTATAGTTTATCTTCAAAGTATGGAAAATTCATATCCTAACTCGAGTTAAAAATTTACTAcatctgtctcaatttatgtggcacCGTATGACTTAGCAcaaattttaagaaagaaatgaaaggcTTTTGATATTTGTGGTCTAAAATCCTCTTTAATCAGCTAAACGTggaattttaaagttaaattttttcttatatagaATAATGACATCCTTTTTAGGAAAGACTAAAAAAGAAAGGGTGCCACATAAATTTGGATAGAGGGACGAAAAAGTTAGTCCTCGTTGTCGAACCCCATCATTCACGATTGGAGGATGGCAAAAGAGTTTATGACTACTTAATGTTCATTGGTGTTCTCTTTTGCAAGAACGCTTGAGGGTTATTTATTTGAAGTTATTTCTTAGCTGAAAGTTCCTCAATTGAAGTTCTCCCATCAGTCTTGTATGATATTTTCTACATCGtctgaaaaatgtttttattcCTTCATATCCATCATctgataaattatttattgatttttgtaataGGAATTATTAGCACTTGAGGAAAGGATTGGCTCTGTTAGTACCGCTCTGCCCGAGGAAGAACTATCGAAGTGCCTCAGGAGAAACATTTATCAGGGTATGGCTTCAGAAACAGAAACACTAGAAGCTGATGAGGATGGAGATGACATCAAGTGCAGCATTTGTCAGGTTGTCGTCCTATTTTAAGCATATCTATCATTTAATTCATCATTCATAggtatctttttcattttcgaTATTTATAGCATTGTGTTCTGTATTTCCTTTGCCTATGAAATTATCTTTTCAAATGAAGAGAAGCTGAATGCTATTAGATAACATTCATTTGACTACACAAATATTTTCCCTCTTGTAATTCTTTCTGATGCTTACCAGTTTTTTTTAGTACCTTAAAAACTGGTGAATCCTTTCCGAAGAAAGAATACATTTCCTTGATCTCCTAGACATTTGATAAAACTTCGTACTGGTGTTTGAAAGATTGAACCTAAAACTCTTTTGAATGCTTATGTTCTTTCAACGTCCGGGTCCATAGACTTTTTGAGGATGTAATTTAGACAGCTCTAACCATGCTGTCGACATTTCCAAGCGAATATGACGTATCCTCTGTGTGAGattaaatctttatattattatcTATGAACCCTCAGCTAGTTTGGTCGACACTcgactatatgaatcctcattGACCA
This portion of the Solanum pennellii chromosome 12, SPENNV200 genome encodes:
- the LOC107007384 gene encoding probable E3 ubiquitin-protein ligase RHG1A, with protein sequence MDEYPVKRAGNGLVAARRGLRDTAENKDKNVQYCSRLGCSGRVNYTKSTRVGGMEKPRPLRPTFGSSNGKEVVGSSSVTSSGMTTARRSGKESHKKYSSNIEDKRSDTSSLRKEPQVLKQMQSSTDRQFQFDSAKRDTGSSKVVFTEVGCSSGTSNSRPRKIFGHGPGSSNQKSPMNSSISSSSKSVSAGTRSSSSGEGYRLRNLKSNSTPDVLPYSSSSSESSFSRRETVKRRNTEGESSSSSKGKKMSGASPNEGRAVHPATGISISDSRSSRSSDFSDGNRAVSVRTRRSMNVSTRLRGPVQDSLHTKSSGLHQNSPEPGTPNLDMPSSSSQLFMDSSSSDYSTYSLPANDYDDDDDDDEDEDEDDDLPGVVPFTSAEISINGMNREALQRYNMDGVAQVLLALERIEQDEELSYERLLALESNLFLSGLNFYDQHRDMRLDIDDMSYEELLALEERIGSVSTALPEEELSKCLRRNIYQGMASETETLEADEDGDDIKCSICQEEYVIGDEIGNLGCEHGYHMECIKQWFKLKNWCPICKAAVESSKPTS